Proteins from a single region of Weeksella virosa DSM 16922:
- a CDS encoding Na+/H+ antiporter NhaC family protein has product MVSEKRNFWALLPLIIFIIVYFSISVYLNDFYSVPALVVFVAVTLLAFLQFPEISFDRKLKAFSQEAGNETLLLMILIFLLAGAFSQLGNAIGGIQSIANFLLHFLPAKFILPGFFLLACLTSISIGTSVGTIATLAPITVEIDQQIPGSLALLIGAIIGGAMFGDNLSFISDTTVAATRTQEIDMKTKFKANIQLVLPAAICTILFFWYASSDLPPVTENTTTLDFDFLQTLPYLIVFGLAIYGLNVLWALVIGVLAFLLIGVLVYDNTFLALIESINKGFNSMFELSLMCLIIGGLVGIIRLHGGIDYLTHLFTNRLKTKRQAELSIATMTALVDATLANNTLTILIVGNLAKEISEKNQLSPKRVASILDTMSCSIQGLLPYGAQILVALTATASLGKVLSPLSIIPYLIYPILIGISTIVSILFFRPKSELINQKIQ; this is encoded by the coding sequence ATGGTTTCAGAGAAGAGAAATTTCTGGGCACTTTTGCCGCTTATCATATTTATTATTGTTTATTTTTCGATATCCGTATATCTCAACGACTTCTATAGCGTACCAGCTTTGGTCGTGTTTGTTGCAGTTACCTTATTGGCATTTTTACAATTTCCGGAAATAAGTTTCGATCGAAAACTAAAAGCATTCTCACAAGAAGCAGGTAACGAAACGCTTTTATTGATGATTCTGATTTTTCTTTTGGCGGGCGCTTTCTCTCAACTAGGAAATGCAATAGGTGGCATCCAATCAATTGCTAATTTTCTTTTACACTTTTTACCAGCGAAATTCATCCTACCAGGTTTTTTCCTTTTGGCATGCTTAACGTCGATTTCTATTGGGACTTCAGTAGGCACAATTGCAACTTTGGCTCCTATCACTGTAGAAATAGACCAACAAATACCTGGAAGTTTGGCTTTATTAATCGGTGCAATTATAGGAGGTGCAATGTTTGGCGACAACTTATCTTTTATTTCAGATACAACAGTTGCAGCCACAAGAACTCAAGAAATAGACATGAAGACAAAATTCAAAGCCAATATTCAACTGGTTTTACCCGCTGCAATTTGTACTATCCTTTTCTTTTGGTACGCATCGAGCGATTTACCTCCTGTAACCGAAAATACAACTACTCTTGATTTTGATTTTCTACAAACTCTCCCCTATCTCATTGTTTTTGGATTAGCAATCTATGGACTGAATGTTTTGTGGGCTTTGGTTATTGGCGTCTTAGCGTTCTTGCTTATAGGAGTTTTGGTTTATGATAATACATTTTTAGCTTTGATAGAGTCCATCAACAAAGGATTCAATAGTATGTTCGAACTCAGTCTGATGTGTCTAATTATTGGAGGATTGGTAGGTATTATTCGTTTGCACGGCGGTATTGATTACCTAACACATCTTTTTACCAATCGACTAAAAACAAAACGCCAGGCAGAATTAAGTATCGCAACCATGACCGCCCTGGTCGATGCTACCTTGGCCAACAACACCCTTACAATTCTGATCGTCGGGAATTTAGCCAAAGAAATATCCGAAAAAAACCAACTATCTCCGAAAAGAGTAGCCAGCATTCTCGACACCATGTCGTGCAGCATACAAGGCTTATTACCTTATGGTGCACAGATATTGGTTGCCTTAACCGCAACAGCTTCTCTGGGTAAAGTTTTGTCACCTTTATCAATAATCCCGTATTTAATTTATCCAATTTTGATTGGGATTTCAACCATTGTATCGATTCTTTTTTTCCGACCAAAAAGCGAATTAATCAACCAAAAAATCCAATAA
- a CDS encoding cupin-like domain-containing protein, with product MNFNFTEVERIKSISAKDFQKYYVKPQKPVVIETVTHDWPAYEKWNFEYIKKVAGEQIVPLYNNDPVDYTKKVNEPIARMKMSDYVDLLHQGPTDLRIFLYNLMSKVPQLQNDYKMPDLGLNLFKSMPMLFFGGEGSNVFMHYDIDLANILHFHFAGRKRCIIIPPEQSKYMYKIPYSVICREDIDFDNPDFDQWPALKSLRPMSADLQHGEMLYMPEGWWHYMKYITPGFSMSLRSLAHKPKNFAEAVYNIFLMRNYDNLMRKFKGQAWIDEKNERAITNTHKRLSIK from the coding sequence ATGAATTTTAATTTCACTGAAGTAGAACGCATAAAAAGCATCTCGGCAAAAGATTTCCAAAAGTATTATGTAAAACCTCAAAAACCAGTAGTAATAGAAACGGTTACCCACGATTGGCCTGCTTACGAAAAATGGAATTTTGAGTATATAAAAAAAGTAGCCGGTGAACAAATTGTGCCATTATACAACAATGATCCAGTGGATTACACTAAAAAAGTGAACGAACCGATTGCTAGAATGAAAATGTCGGACTATGTAGATTTACTACATCAAGGTCCTACTGATTTACGTATTTTTCTTTACAACCTCATGAGTAAAGTTCCGCAATTGCAGAACGATTATAAGATGCCCGATCTAGGTCTCAATCTATTCAAGTCTATGCCGATGTTGTTTTTTGGTGGCGAAGGATCTAATGTTTTTATGCATTACGATATCGATTTAGCCAATATTTTGCATTTTCATTTTGCAGGAAGAAAACGCTGTATCATCATCCCTCCCGAGCAGAGTAAATATATGTATAAAATCCCCTATTCGGTAATTTGCCGCGAAGATATTGATTTCGATAATCCTGATTTTGACCAATGGCCTGCTCTGAAAAGTCTGCGCCCCATGTCGGCAGATCTACAACACGGAGAAATGCTCTACATGCCCGAAGGTTGGTGGCATTACATGAAATATATTACACCAGGATTTTCTATGAGTTTACGTTCTTTGGCTCATAAGCCGAAAAACTTTGCAGAAGCTGTTTACAATATTTTTCTCATGCGCAATTATGATAATTTGATGAGAAAATTCAAAGGACAAGCATGGATTGATGAAAAAAATGAACGAGCTATAACCAATACCCATAAACGCTTGTCTATAAAATAA
- a CDS encoding OmpA family protein, producing the protein MKNFLLSILFFCAYVVQAQVVFPYVEVDKDEDFASLFVESLMVETSLQMVLGTVVSEQVFINKSQHAIALRYVVPFVGNQNLYALTIESDDEKIEFRAETLSNVRRALQKNNQTISAHADQSELMTVDLSDLPAGKKLKIRIKWTKIVDHNKKDYNFLLSSPIVKRTKNFTVTRRFQFDKKEYTPKNFLYKINILGENGQLSRSLPAHFQMINNVNRLIKTFESSVFFGHTIDLYYHYFMTEMQTNLLRFDDGNCAYFLGNIVPPVKIEQEKLKPREYIFLLDTSGSMRGFALEGTKKMMLSVIEKLKESEKFNIYYFNKHSNQLATHSVFATKQNIEKAKEMLLNLEGSGNMKLNEALKKVHQIPVDYSFNRLVVIASDGRIDPNQNIHLDIKSNLKNAQYFVLGIGKVVDKNNLNYLGYTTGISPLIIESSENIDTKLKAFESMILTPLLRNIEVQSKTINLEETFPKNFNGFLSDRPINFVTKSCHLPQNARLSITGKDGELVYSKEFSDWESTSTFGEAIKYYWLYNKVKSLMLEENRCGEYCRKTGRYRKEIEQLGKEYNVATPYTVLVENSSDRRDIIRFHYDYDSDGDGVNDFIDRCPDEVGMRETFGCPMQKLAKEEKQEALEKLANKWVGSVKFNFDQSIIRDHDFSFLDKLALLLVDNPTVNFIIEGHTDAAGTESYNLTLSEKRAFAVAQYLEGKGVDFSRMHILGIGTSAMKYPECKPVEMCEEWKNFENRRVVIKMNSSE; encoded by the coding sequence ATGAAGAATTTTTTACTGTCTATTCTGTTTTTTTGTGCTTATGTTGTTCAGGCTCAGGTAGTTTTTCCTTATGTGGAAGTAGATAAGGATGAAGATTTTGCTTCACTTTTTGTAGAGAGTTTGATGGTAGAAACTTCACTGCAAATGGTGTTGGGGACGGTTGTTTCTGAACAAGTTTTTATCAATAAAAGTCAACATGCTATAGCATTACGCTATGTAGTTCCATTCGTAGGAAACCAGAATTTGTATGCCTTGACGATTGAAAGTGATGATGAGAAAATTGAGTTTCGGGCAGAAACTTTGTCCAATGTTCGTCGTGCATTACAAAAAAACAATCAAACGATATCTGCTCATGCTGATCAATCCGAATTGATGACGGTTGATTTGTCGGATTTGCCAGCGGGCAAGAAATTGAAAATCCGAATAAAATGGACGAAAATTGTTGATCACAATAAAAAAGATTATAACTTTTTGTTGAGTTCGCCGATTGTAAAACGAACCAAAAATTTCACTGTTACAAGGCGCTTTCAGTTTGATAAAAAGGAATATACACCTAAAAATTTTCTCTATAAAATTAATATTCTTGGAGAAAATGGACAGCTATCTCGCTCTCTTCCTGCACATTTTCAGATGATAAATAACGTAAATCGTCTCATCAAAACATTCGAAAGCTCTGTTTTTTTTGGTCATACAATAGACCTATATTATCACTATTTTATGACAGAAATGCAAACGAATTTGTTACGGTTTGATGATGGTAACTGCGCTTATTTTTTGGGTAATATTGTACCGCCAGTCAAAATAGAGCAAGAAAAGTTAAAGCCTAGAGAATATATTTTTTTATTGGATACTTCGGGCTCTATGCGGGGGTTTGCTTTAGAGGGAACAAAAAAAATGATGCTCTCTGTTATCGAAAAGTTGAAAGAATCTGAAAAGTTTAATATTTATTATTTCAATAAACACAGCAATCAACTTGCGACGCATTCTGTTTTTGCAACTAAACAAAATATAGAAAAAGCAAAGGAAATGTTACTAAATCTCGAAGGCTCTGGTAATATGAAACTGAATGAAGCGCTGAAAAAAGTACATCAAATTCCGGTCGATTATTCTTTTAATCGCTTGGTAGTCATTGCTTCTGATGGACGAATAGATCCCAATCAGAATATTCATTTAGATATCAAATCGAACCTGAAAAATGCTCAGTATTTTGTGTTGGGAATAGGGAAAGTTGTCGATAAAAATAACCTAAATTATTTAGGTTATACTACAGGAATTTCACCTTTGATAATAGAAAGTTCAGAAAATATCGATACTAAGTTAAAGGCATTCGAATCTATGATTCTTACTCCTTTATTGCGAAATATAGAAGTGCAATCTAAGACAATAAATTTAGAAGAAACTTTTCCAAAGAACTTCAATGGATTTCTGTCTGATCGACCCATAAATTTTGTGACGAAAAGTTGTCATTTGCCACAAAATGCTCGCTTGTCGATTACCGGAAAAGATGGTGAATTGGTTTATTCAAAAGAGTTTTCTGATTGGGAATCTACGTCCACTTTCGGCGAAGCAATAAAGTATTATTGGTTATACAATAAAGTGAAATCGCTGATGCTAGAAGAAAATAGATGTGGCGAATATTGCCGAAAAACAGGGCGTTATAGAAAAGAGATAGAACAACTCGGGAAAGAATATAATGTGGCAACACCATATACTGTTTTGGTAGAAAATTCTTCTGATCGACGAGATATTATACGTTTTCATTACGATTATGATTCGGATGGAGATGGCGTAAATGATTTTATAGATCGCTGCCCGGATGAAGTCGGAATGCGAGAAACTTTTGGGTGTCCGATGCAAAAATTAGCCAAAGAAGAAAAACAAGAAGCATTGGAAAAGTTAGCAAACAAATGGGTGGGAAGTGTGAAGTTTAATTTTGATCAATCCATTATCCGAGACCATGATTTTAGTTTTCTAGATAAATTAGCACTGCTGTTAGTGGATAATCCTACTGTAAATTTTATAATAGAAGGGCACACCGATGCTGCGGGTACCGAAAGCTATAATCTTACTTTATCAGAAAAAAGAGCTTTTGCAGTTGCCCAATATTTAGAAGGAAAAGGCGTAGATTTTTCGCGTATGCATATATTGGGGATTGGTACTTCTGCGATGAAATATCCAGAATGTAAGCCTGTGGAAATGTGTGAAGAATGGAAGAATTTCGAAAATAGGAGAGTTGTAATAAAAATGAACTCTTCAGAGTAA
- a CDS encoding aminopeptidase P family protein has protein sequence MTTKYAPIDAELYIKNRKKFGKRMQPNSIAIFNSNDIYPISADSTLPFAQHRDILYLSGIDQEETVLILFPDAKNPKHKEVLFVRETNEHIAIWEGEKLSKKQATAISGIETVYWLQDLPAILRTLMVEAENVYLNQNEHYRVETPMEVETREARFNKELQKTYPAHTYLRSNPILQRLRSIKDPIEIEQIQKACDITEKGFRNVLSFIKPGVWEYEIEAEFVYEFLKNRSKGFAYSPIIASGKNANVLHYIQNNQQCKDGDLILMDVAAEYANYSSDMSRTLPVNGKFSAKQREVYASVLRCKKEAEDRLVSGTNWYTFHKDMGEVYTAELLQLGLIDKADVQNQNPEWPAYKKYMMHGTSHHMGLDTHDYGILTDDFVEGMVFTIEPGFYLPSEGFGIRLEDNYVVQKEGKPFNLMQNIPIEIDEIESLMNV, from the coding sequence ATGACAACAAAGTACGCCCCAATAGACGCTGAATTGTACATAAAAAACCGTAAAAAATTCGGCAAAAGAATGCAACCTAACAGTATAGCTATTTTCAATTCTAACGATATTTATCCTATATCTGCAGATAGCACATTACCCTTTGCGCAACATAGAGACATTTTATATCTCTCGGGAATAGATCAAGAAGAAACGGTACTTATCCTTTTTCCAGACGCAAAAAATCCTAAACACAAAGAAGTTCTTTTTGTTCGGGAAACCAATGAACATATCGCCATTTGGGAAGGAGAAAAATTAAGCAAAAAGCAAGCAACCGCAATTTCGGGTATAGAAACTGTTTATTGGCTGCAAGACTTACCTGCCATTTTGCGAACACTAATGGTAGAAGCCGAAAATGTTTACCTCAACCAAAACGAACATTATCGGGTAGAAACCCCCATGGAAGTAGAAACTCGCGAAGCACGATTCAACAAAGAGCTACAAAAAACTTATCCTGCTCATACTTATTTACGCTCGAATCCGATTTTACAGCGTTTGCGCTCCATAAAAGACCCTATCGAGATAGAGCAGATTCAAAAAGCATGTGATATCACCGAAAAAGGTTTCCGGAACGTTTTGAGTTTTATCAAACCAGGAGTTTGGGAGTATGAAATAGAAGCCGAATTTGTGTATGAATTTCTAAAAAATCGGTCGAAAGGTTTTGCATATTCACCGATTATTGCCTCTGGAAAAAATGCGAATGTTTTGCATTATATCCAAAATAATCAGCAATGCAAAGACGGTGATTTGATTTTGATGGACGTGGCAGCCGAATATGCAAACTATTCTTCGGACATGAGTAGAACACTCCCTGTGAATGGGAAGTTTTCTGCCAAACAGCGTGAAGTATACGCCTCTGTTTTGCGTTGTAAAAAAGAAGCAGAAGATCGGTTGGTTAGCGGTACAAATTGGTATACATTCCACAAAGATATGGGCGAGGTATACACGGCAGAATTATTACAACTAGGTTTAATAGACAAAGCAGATGTGCAAAATCAAAATCCAGAGTGGCCTGCATATAAAAAATACATGATGCACGGAACATCTCATCATATGGGGCTAGATACGCATGATTACGGAATCTTAACCGATGATTTTGTTGAAGGAATGGTTTTCACAATCGAACCGGGGTTTTATTTACCTTCCGAAGGCTTCGGGATACGATTAGAAGATAACTATGTCGTTCAGAAAGAAGGAAAACCTTTTAATCTAATGCAAAATATTCCAATCGAAATTGATGAGATTGAAAGTTTGATGAATGTCTAA
- the rpsF gene encoding 30S ribosomal protein S6 produces the protein MTHYETVFILTPVLSDSQVEEAVKKFHDYITANEAEIVATENWGLKKLAYPIQNKRNGFYHLIEFKTDNTDLVSQLELVFKRDERVIRYLSVKLDKHGVEWAEKRRTKLKTANK, from the coding sequence ATGACACATTACGAAACTGTTTTCATTTTAACTCCCGTTCTATCTGATTCGCAGGTAGAGGAAGCAGTTAAAAAGTTTCACGACTACATCACAGCCAATGAGGCAGAGATTGTGGCAACTGAAAATTGGGGTTTGAAAAAACTGGCTTACCCTATCCAAAACAAGCGCAATGGTTTTTACCATTTAATCGAGTTCAAAACAGACAATACTGATTTAGTATCGCAGTTAGAATTAGTTTTCAAACGTGATGAACGTGTAATACGTTATTTATCTGTAAAATTAGATAAACACGGAGTTGAATGGGCAGAAAAACGTAGAACTAAATTAAAAACCGCTAACAAGTAA
- the rpsR gene encoding 30S ribosomal protein S18, with translation MAIDELAKKAAGGNESEIRYLSPLDIETQSTKKYCRFRKYGIKYVDYKDADFLLQFVNEQGKILPRRYTGTSLKYQRKVSRAIKRARHLALLPFVGDQLK, from the coding sequence ATGGCAATCGATGAATTAGCTAAAAAAGCAGCAGGTGGGAACGAATCAGAAATTCGTTATTTATCACCTTTAGATATAGAAACACAATCAACGAAAAAATACTGTCGTTTCAGAAAATATGGTATTAAATATGTTGATTATAAGGACGCAGATTTCCTGCTTCAATTCGTAAACGAGCAAGGTAAAATTTTGCCACGTCGTTACACAGGAACCTCGTTAAAATACCAACGTAAAGTATCTAGAGCAATTAAGAGAGCTCGTCACTTAGCTTTATTACCATTTGTTGGAGACCAATTAAAATAA